The Clostridioides sp. ES-S-0010-02 genome window below encodes:
- a CDS encoding ABC transporter substrate-binding protein produces MKLKKLKVLSLVMILSLMAGCSSAGNGDKKTDKPKDGKVLVYGSNDYTSINPALYEHGEINSLIFNGLTAHDENNKVVPCLAKDWKFDEATNTYTFNLRDDVKWHDGEKFTANDVKFTMETIMNPDNASEIASNYEDITKIDVINDTTIKIALKAPNTAMLDYLTVGILPKHALEGKDITTDGFNQKPIGTGPFKLEKWDKGQSITLVKNSDYFVKEPGLDKVVFKIVPDDKAKAMQLKSGELDLAQVTPKDMSNFEKDEKNFKVNIMKTADYRGILYNFNSKFFKDEKTKGLPNALSYAIDRKAIVDSVLLGHGVAAYSPLQMGPYNNPDIEKFEYNPEKAKQEIEKLGWKLGSDGIYEKEGTKLAFEITAGESDQVRVDMAKICAQQLKEIGVDAKAVVVTETDWANQDAHLIGWGSPFDPDDHTYKVFGTDKGANYSAYSNPTIDKILQQARETENKDEKLKLYKQFQVEMTKDMPYTFIAYIDAIYVGKPNIKGLTPDTVLGHHGVGIFWNIADWTIE; encoded by the coding sequence ATGAAATTAAAAAAATTAAAAGTTTTAAGTCTAGTAATGATACTTAGTCTAATGGCAGGCTGTTCGAGTGCAGGAAATGGGGACAAAAAAACAGATAAACCTAAAGATGGTAAAGTACTTGTTTATGGAAGTAATGACTATACAAGTATAAATCCAGCACTATATGAACATGGCGAAATAAATTCATTGATATTTAATGGATTAACAGCTCATGATGAAAATAATAAAGTAGTTCCTTGTCTAGCAAAAGATTGGAAATTTGATGAAGCAACAAATACATATACTTTTAATTTAAGAGATGATGTTAAGTGGCATGATGGAGAGAAATTTACAGCAAATGATGTTAAATTCACAATGGAAACTATAATGAATCCAGACAATGCTTCTGAAATAGCATCAAATTATGAAGATATAACAAAAATTGATGTAATTAATGATACTACTATAAAAATTGCTTTAAAAGCACCAAATACAGCAATGCTTGATTATTTAACAGTTGGAATATTACCAAAACATGCATTAGAAGGTAAAGATATAACTACTGATGGATTTAATCAAAAACCAATAGGTACTGGACCATTCAAACTTGAAAAATGGGATAAAGGGCAAAGTATAACACTTGTTAAAAATAGTGATTATTTTGTAAAAGAGCCAGGACTGGATAAAGTAGTATTTAAGATTGTACCAGATGACAAAGCTAAAGCAATGCAATTAAAATCAGGTGAATTAGATTTAGCGCAAGTAACTCCTAAAGATATGTCTAATTTTGAGAAAGACGAAAAGAATTTTAAAGTAAATATAATGAAAACTGCAGATTATAGAGGTATACTATATAACTTCAATTCTAAATTCTTTAAAGATGAAAAGACTAAAGGATTACCAAATGCTTTAAGTTATGCAATAGATAGAAAAGCAATAGTTGATAGTGTATTATTGGGTCATGGTGTAGCCGCATATTCACCTTTACAAATGGGACCATATAATAATCCTGATATAGAGAAATTTGAATATAATCCAGAAAAGGCTAAGCAAGAAATTGAAAAATTAGGTTGGAAGTTAGGTTCTGATGGAATATATGAAAAAGAAGGTACTAAATTAGCTTTTGAAATAACAGCTGGCGAAAGTGACCAAGTTAGAGTTGATATGGCTAAAATATGTGCACAACAGCTAAAAGAAATAGGTGTTGATGCTAAAGCTGTAGTTGTAACTGAAACAGATTGGGCTAATCAAGATGCGCACTTAATCGGTTGGGGAAGTCCATTTGACCCAGATGACCATACATATAAAGTATTTGGAACAGATAAAGGTGCAAACTACAGTGCTTATTCTAATCCTACTATAGACAAAATACTTCAACAAGCAAGAGAAACAGAAAATAAAGATGAAAAATTAAAGTTATATAAACAATTCCAAGTAGAGATGACTAAAGATATGCCATATACATTTATTGCTTATATAGATGCTATATATGTTGGAAAACCAAATATAAAAGGTTTAACACCTGATACAGTTTTAGGTCATCATGGTGTAGGGATATTCTGGAACATAGCTGATTGGACAATAGAATAA
- a CDS encoding ABC transporter ATP-binding protein — protein MEHLLEVNNLSVSFKIEEGEVQAVRDVSFTLKRGETLAIVGESGCGKSVLCKSLIKILPYNGYIKSGEVLFKSKDLVKKSEKEMEDIRGRDISMIFQDPMTSLNPTISIGKQITEAIVIHQGISKSEAKKRAIELIELVGIDNPEKRFKQFPHHFSGGMRQRIVIAIALACNPEVLIADEPTTALDVTIQAQIIDLIKELQNKIGLSIIFITHDLGVVATMADRIAVMYAGKIVEIGTVEDIFYDPRHPYTWGLLGSLPTLDSQEDYLYNIPGMPPNLLNPPKGDAFAVRNKNALRIDYEKEPPMFKINDTHSAATWLLHPDAPKINIPVRVNGGRVISNE, from the coding sequence TTGGAACATTTATTGGAGGTTAATAATCTATCTGTAAGCTTTAAAATAGAAGAAGGCGAAGTACAGGCTGTGAGAGATGTGTCCTTTACCCTAAAAAGGGGTGAAACACTAGCTATAGTTGGAGAATCTGGTTGTGGAAAATCTGTATTATGCAAAAGTTTGATAAAGATACTTCCATATAATGGATATATCAAAAGTGGAGAGGTTCTATTTAAATCAAAGGACTTAGTTAAAAAATCTGAGAAAGAAATGGAAGATATTAGAGGAAGAGATATATCAATGATATTTCAAGACCCTATGACATCTTTGAATCCAACCATATCAATAGGAAAGCAAATAACTGAAGCTATAGTAATCCATCAAGGCATAAGTAAAAGTGAAGCTAAGAAAAGAGCTATAGAGCTTATTGAATTAGTTGGGATAGATAATCCTGAAAAAAGATTTAAACAATTTCCGCATCATTTTTCAGGAGGAATGAGGCAACGTATAGTAATTGCTATAGCACTAGCTTGTAATCCAGAAGTATTGATTGCTGATGAGCCTACAACAGCCTTGGATGTGACTATACAAGCTCAAATAATTGACTTAATAAAAGAACTACAAAATAAAATAGGCTTATCAATAATATTTATAACTCATGATTTAGGTGTAGTTGCAACTATGGCTGATAGGATAGCAGTTATGTATGCAGGTAAGATTGTAGAAATAGGAACAGTAGAAGATATATTTTATGACCCTAGACATCCATATACTTGGGGATTATTAGGTTCATTACCTACTTTAGATTCACAAGAAGATTATTTGTATAATATACCTGGAATGCCTCCAAATTTATTAAATCCTCCAAAGGGGGATGCATTTGCAGTAAGAAATAAAAATGCTCTTAGGATAGATTATGAAAAGGAGCCACCAATGTTTAAAATTAATGATACACACAGTGCAGCAACTTGGTTATTGCATCCAGATGCACCTAAAATAAATATACCAGTTAGGGTAAATGGTGGAAGGGTGATTTCTAATGAATAA
- a CDS encoding TIGR03987 family protein: MSSKLILAIVFITSALIFYTIGVFGERKAKILKKKHVIIFWLGLIFDTLGTFTMSNIANSHAFEVKSVLSQNLHSITGLLAIVLMLFHAGWATFVLYKDDEDKKKFFHKFSIVVWTIWLIPYFIGMFIGMAG, encoded by the coding sequence ATGAGTTCTAAATTAATACTTGCAATAGTGTTTATAACATCAGCTTTAATTTTTTACACTATAGGTGTATTTGGAGAAAGAAAAGCTAAAATTTTAAAAAAGAAACATGTAATTATATTTTGGCTTGGTTTAATATTTGATACTTTAGGAACATTTACAATGAGTAATATAGCTAATAGCCACGCTTTTGAAGTGAAGTCTGTATTGTCCCAAAATCTTCATAGTATAACTGGTCTCCTAGCAATTGTGCTTATGCTTTTTCATGCAGGCTGGGCTACTTTTGTTTTGTATAAGGACGATGAAGATAAGAAAAAATTCTTCCATAAGTTTAGTATAGTTGTATGGACTATCTGGTTAATTCCATACTTTATAGGTATGTTTATTGGTATGGCTGGATAA
- a CDS encoding ABC transporter permease codes for MFLLSFVVFYMARLAPGDPLISYYGDGVERMSTQEKENAMKKLGLNEPIYSQYIKWISDASKGEFGISFKYKQNVTSVINDVYINTIILGGSGYILTFVLALLLGIFCTLHEDKLIDRVICKLGTITNCIPSFWVALVLILIFSINLSILPSSGAYSMGEEYSISSRISHLILPLTVLILSHLWYYTYMIRNKLLEEIREDYVLLCKAKGLNNRTIVFKHCLRNIMPSYISIMAISIPHILGGTYVVEKVFSYPGLGTLCFESAKYHDYNMLLVLCLITGALVVFGNMLAQIINNKIDPRMKYDRGDNNEAAM; via the coding sequence ATGTTTTTATTATCTTTTGTGGTTTTTTATATGGCAAGACTTGCTCCAGGAGACCCATTAATTTCTTACTATGGAGATGGTGTAGAAAGAATGAGTACTCAAGAAAAAGAAAATGCTATGAAAAAACTTGGTCTAAACGAACCAATATACAGTCAATATATAAAATGGATTTCAGATGCATCAAAAGGAGAATTTGGGATTTCATTTAAATATAAGCAAAATGTTACTTCTGTTATAAATGATGTTTATATAAATACTATCATATTAGGTGGTTCAGGATACATACTTACCTTTGTTCTAGCATTACTTTTAGGAATTTTTTGTACATTGCATGAAGATAAGCTTATAGATAGGGTTATATGTAAACTAGGTACGATAACCAATTGTATTCCATCATTCTGGGTTGCTTTAGTACTTATACTTATATTCAGTATAAATCTAAGTATACTTCCAAGTAGTGGAGCTTATTCAATGGGAGAGGAATATAGTATATCAAGTAGGATATCTCATTTAATATTACCTCTTACAGTACTTATATTGAGCCATTTATGGTATTACACATATATGATAAGAAATAAATTGCTAGAAGAAATAAGAGAAGATTATGTATTGCTATGTAAAGCAAAAGGTTTAAACAATAGAACCATTGTTTTTAAGCATTGCCTGAGAAATATAATGCCATCATATATAAGTATCATGGCTATTTCAATACCTCATATATTAGGAGGAACTTATGTAGTTGAAAAGGTTTTTTCTTATCCAGGGTTAGGAACTCTTTGTTTTGAGAGTGCAAAGTATCACGATTATAATATGCTATTAGTTTTATGTCTAATAACAGGAGCTTTAGTGGTATTTGGAAATATGCTAGCTCAAATTATAAACAATAAAATAGACCCTAGAATGAAGTACGATAGAGGTGATAACAATGAAGCCGCAATGTAG
- a CDS encoding ABC transporter ATP-binding protein, which translates to MNKEKILEIKNLKQYFHLDKSTIVKAVDDISFDIYKGEIFGLVGESGSGKSTTGKTIIKLHEPTGGDVIYKGNCISDKKSYKFVKKDVNKSMQIIFQDSTSSLNPRMTIGDIISEPLKIQGVCKNKAERLDKVYEMLNLVGLDRSYANKYPSDFSGGQRQRIGIARALSVDPEFIIADEPIASLDVSIQAQIVNLFKKLQKEKNLTCLFIAHDLSMVRHISDRIGVMHNGKLVELANSEELYNNPIHPYTKSLLSAIPIPDPRYAKVRNRVEYNYSMYNCSSDELSSWIEVSDGHFVYASKSDINKYQQNLKVV; encoded by the coding sequence ATGAATAAAGAAAAAATACTAGAAATAAAAAATTTAAAACAATATTTTCATTTGGATAAAAGTACTATTGTAAAAGCAGTTGATGATATAAGTTTTGATATATATAAAGGAGAAATATTTGGTTTAGTAGGAGAATCTGGTTCAGGAAAATCTACAACTGGTAAAACTATAATAAAGTTACATGAGCCTACTGGTGGAGACGTAATTTATAAGGGAAATTGTATCTCAGATAAAAAATCATATAAATTTGTAAAAAAAGATGTAAATAAAAGTATGCAGATTATTTTTCAAGATTCTACCTCATCATTAAATCCTCGTATGACAATTGGAGATATAATTTCAGAGCCACTTAAAATTCAGGGTGTCTGTAAAAATAAAGCAGAAAGACTGGATAAAGTCTATGAGATGTTAAATTTAGTGGGACTTGATAGAAGCTATGCAAATAAATATCCTTCTGACTTTTCAGGTGGGCAAAGACAACGTATTGGTATAGCTCGAGCTCTTTCAGTAGACCCAGAGTTTATAATAGCTGATGAACCGATAGCCTCTTTAGATGTGTCTATACAAGCACAAATAGTAAATTTATTTAAAAAATTACAGAAAGAAAAGAATTTAACTTGTTTGTTTATAGCGCATGATTTATCTATGGTGAGACATATTAGTGACCGTATAGGAGTTATGCATAATGGAAAATTAGTAGAATTAGCGAATTCAGAAGAGTTGTATAATAATCCTATACATCCATATACAAAGTCTTTACTTTCTGCAATTCCTATTCCTGACCCAAGATATGCTAAGGTAAGAAATAGAGTGGAATATAATTATAGTATGTATAATTGTTCAAGTGATGAGTTATCAAGTTGGATTGAGGTTTCAGATGGTCATTTTGTATATGCTTCTAAATCAGATATAAATAAATACCAACAAAATTTAAAAGTTGTTTAG
- a CDS encoding CGNR zinc finger domain-containing protein, whose protein sequence is MNKNIELIGNFASDWIRYSDYEYKITEEDELYIVPTEDAVFTMYNPFDVADEIIVDIIRIGQEALQEISKETKEMRLKKEVLEFVKKYGLLGLIYSSVYNRDIVGEERVLMIEKNYITKENILNTDEYVNMFIPFASDEDVYFKKYKRGIDVSKREESPKFFGKRPLILDLVFSRFYTEQLDWIVNFAKDMCRHFNQICVYKNMSNLLTESVTIMSGGFNPQKIGFSISQLDKPTIAWEFNSLKTAIETIYAFAITSEPASLNKCKYCGKIYIPTNSKSQYCSPSCRNCSNVKKSRSRAKKDK, encoded by the coding sequence ATGAATAAAAATATAGAATTAATTGGAAACTTTGCAAGTGATTGGATTCGCTATAGTGATTATGAATATAAAATTACTGAAGAAGATGAACTGTATATAGTACCAACAGAAGATGCTGTATTTACTATGTACAATCCATTTGATGTTGCAGATGAAATTATAGTAGATATAATTCGCATAGGACAAGAAGCATTACAAGAGATATCAAAAGAAACTAAAGAAATGAGATTAAAAAAAGAAGTACTTGAATTTGTAAAGAAATATGGGTTGTTAGGATTAATTTATTCAAGTGTATATAATAGGGATATTGTTGGTGAAGAAAGAGTACTGATGATTGAAAAGAATTATATTACAAAAGAGAATATATTGAATACTGATGAGTATGTAAATATGTTCATCCCATTTGCAAGTGATGAAGATGTATACTTTAAAAAATATAAACGAGGTATAGATGTATCAAAACGAGAGGAATCACCCAAGTTTTTTGGAAAAAGACCATTGATTTTAGATTTAGTATTTTCAAGGTTTTATACAGAACAATTGGATTGGATTGTAAATTTTGCTAAGGATATGTGTAGACATTTTAATCAAATTTGTGTCTATAAAAACATGTCTAACCTACTAACTGAAAGTGTGACTATTATGTCTGGAGGGTTTAACCCTCAAAAGATTGGATTTTCTATAAGTCAATTAGATAAACCCACAATTGCATGGGAATTTAATTCTTTAAAAACAGCTATTGAAACTATATATGCATTTGCAATTACAAGTGAACCTGCATCTTTAAATAAATGTAAGTATTGTGGAAAGATTTATATACCTACAAATTCTAAATCTCAATACTGTTCACCTTCCTGTAGAAATTGCTCAAATGTAAAGAAAAGCAGAAGTAGAGCTAAAAAAGATAAGTAA
- a CDS encoding winged helix-turn-helix transcriptional regulator, which produces MLLKELYSKTMYTVEENFKENGLTHQQIIVIKLIAHNQELTISQLCDEMSLAKGTVSGIISRLEQFGYVEKFKKYDDKRNTYVKFTEDGLEFATNFKSKMQESFDGIFKNCDEKELNELVKNLRNILAKIKER; this is translated from the coding sequence ATGCTTCTAAAAGAACTCTATTCTAAAACAATGTACACAGTAGAGGAAAATTTTAAGGAAAATGGATTAACACATCAACAGATTATAGTTATAAAGCTAATAGCTCATAATCAAGAACTAACAATTTCACAACTATGCGATGAGATGTCTTTAGCTAAAGGAACAGTATCAGGTATAATCAGTAGATTAGAGCAATTTGGATATGTAGAAAAGTTCAAAAAATATGATGATAAGAGAAATACATATGTTAAATTTACAGAGGATGGACTTGAATTCGCCACAAATTTTAAAAGTAAAATGCAAGAAAGCTTTGATGGTATTTTTAAAAATTGTGATGAAAAAGAATTAAATGAATTAGTAAAAAATCTTAGAAATATATTAGCAAAAATAAAGGAGAGATAA
- a CDS encoding ABC transporter permease → MKPQCSDFEIVGENYISVVKDEQIEIKKTLFEKFKQLPYISIIILSIIVIGSVFSSLIMTHEPTYMDLVSSNLAPSKDFFFGTDSMGRDIYSMIWYGGKISLFIGIFSTIISTIIGIVYGSISGSASELVDDAMMRFTEIILSIPSILIIIFVQAILGNSNPISMSIVIGITSWMNISKIVRTEVRQIRNSEYILAAKSMGGGFLYILKQHLLPNFVASIMFMVVTNIGAAIGTESTLSFLGIGLPIEIVSWGSMLSLSEEALLSNRWWIILIPGIFLVTTLVCITNIGNYIRKSNNKKSSNL, encoded by the coding sequence ATGAAGCCGCAATGTAGTGATTTTGAGATTGTAGGAGAAAATTATATTTCAGTAGTAAAAGATGAACAAATAGAAATAAAAAAAACTCTGTTTGAAAAATTTAAACAGTTACCATATATATCAATCATAATTTTATCCATTATAGTTATTGGAAGTGTATTTTCATCTTTGATAATGACACATGAGCCAACATATATGGATTTAGTAAGTTCTAATTTAGCTCCAAGTAAAGATTTTTTCTTTGGAACAGATTCAATGGGAAGAGATATATATTCTATGATATGGTATGGAGGAAAAATATCTTTATTTATAGGAATATTTTCGACAATAATATCAACTATTATAGGAATTGTTTATGGTAGCATAAGCGGTTCAGCATCTGAGCTTGTAGATGATGCAATGATGAGATTTACAGAAATCATACTTAGTATACCATCAATATTAATTATAATATTTGTACAAGCGATACTTGGGAATTCAAATCCAATATCTATGTCCATAGTAATAGGGATAACAAGTTGGATGAATATATCTAAGATTGTAAGGACTGAAGTTAGACAAATAAGAAATAGTGAGTACATACTAGCAGCTAAAAGTATGGGTGGAGGATTTTTATATATATTAAAACAGCACTTACTTCCAAACTTTGTCGCATCAATAATGTTTATGGTAGTAACAAATATAGGTGCAGCTATTGGAACTGAGTCAACACTAAGTTTTTTAGGAATTGGTTTGCCAATAGAAATTGTTTCTTGGGGAAGTATGCTATCTTTATCAGAAGAAGCACTTCTTTCAAATAGATGGTGGATTATCCTAATTCCAGGTATATTTTTAGTTACTACATTGGTCTGTATAACTAATATTGGTAATTATATAAGAAAGAGCAATAATAAAAAATCAAGTAATTTATAA
- a CDS encoding GIY-YIG nuclease family protein, with translation MDRKRELKQLYKEMKFDIGVFMIKSDTTKKIYLGKSNDIKSKFNSLKFQLGAGSCMVRDLNNDWKKYGEKTFTFEILELIKHDDNKTKKDYLEELDILEMVWLEKLKEDNSYEIYSL, from the coding sequence ATGGATAGAAAACGTGAATTAAAACAACTATATAAGGAAATGAAATTTGACATTGGTGTATTTATGATAAAAAGTGATACTACTAAAAAGATTTATCTTGGAAAGAGCAATGACATAAAAAGCAAGTTTAACTCCCTCAAATTTCAACTTGGTGCTGGGTCATGTATGGTAAGAGATTTAAACAATGATTGGAAAAAATATGGAGAAAAAACATTTACATTTGAAATTTTAGAACTTATAAAACATGATGATAACAAAACTAAAAAAGACTACTTAGAAGAATTAGATATTTTAGAAATGGTTTGGTTAGAAAAGCTAAAAGAAGATAACTCTTATGAGATTTATTCTTTATAA
- a CDS encoding amidohydrolase — MKEYIINNIEEIREELIDLSKKIWENPELAFEEKYASSIQKEYLKSKGFEIEEVDNLPTGFIASFGEGKPVIGILGEYDALPELSQSVSTEKNPLVEGESGHGCGHNLLGVAGVGAVVSIKELMEKNKFNGTIKYFGCPAEEEGGGKTVMCVNGCFDNVDCAFTWHPFDINGTWRGGSLANLSARFKFKGITAHAAQAPHNGRSALDAVELMNVGANYLREHVIDSIRMHYVITNGGGRPNVVPGFAESWYFIRGKKAKDAENVLDRLIKVAQGAAMMTETEMEYVITDGIYDYIPNQCLTDLVYDNMILVGTPKTTPEEEEFAKKLCATLTKDERLGVATAFQDDKSIVDSYIHHGIADGAEDKGLAGSTDVGDVSYVIPVAQFAMAAWPVGVASHTWQSCASAGSSIGFSAMINSAKVLACSAYDVFMNTKIIDEANIEFEKSLDGQKFKPLV, encoded by the coding sequence ATGAAAGAATATATTATAAATAATATTGAGGAGATAAGAGAAGAATTAATTGATTTATCTAAAAAAATATGGGAAAATCCAGAATTAGCTTTTGAAGAAAAGTATGCAAGCAGTATTCAAAAGGAATATCTAAAGTCAAAAGGATTTGAAATTGAAGAAGTAGACAATTTACCAACTGGATTTATAGCGAGTTTTGGAGAAGGTAAGCCCGTAATTGGAATACTTGGCGAATATGATGCTTTGCCAGAACTATCACAATCTGTGAGTACAGAAAAAAATCCATTGGTAGAGGGAGAATCTGGACATGGATGTGGTCATAATTTATTGGGTGTAGCAGGTGTAGGAGCAGTCGTTTCTATCAAAGAACTTATGGAAAAAAATAAATTTAATGGAACAATAAAATATTTCGGTTGTCCTGCTGAAGAAGAAGGTGGAGGAAAGACTGTAATGTGTGTAAATGGATGTTTTGATAATGTAGATTGCGCATTTACATGGCATCCTTTTGATATAAATGGCACATGGAGAGGTGGAAGTCTGGCAAATTTATCTGCTAGATTTAAGTTTAAGGGAATAACAGCACATGCAGCTCAAGCCCCTCATAATGGTAGAAGTGCATTAGATGCTGTTGAACTTATGAATGTAGGAGCAAATTATTTAAGAGAACATGTAATTGACTCTATAAGAATGCATTATGTTATAACTAATGGTGGAGGAAGACCTAATGTAGTTCCTGGTTTTGCGGAAAGTTGGTATTTTATAAGAGGTAAAAAAGCAAAGGATGCAGAGAATGTTCTTGATAGGCTAATAAAAGTGGCACAAGGAGCAGCTATGATGACAGAGACTGAAATGGAGTATGTAATTACTGATGGGATTTATGATTATATACCAAATCAGTGTTTAACTGATTTAGTATACGATAATATGATTCTTGTTGGAACTCCTAAAACTACTCCTGAAGAAGAAGAATTTGCAAAAAAATTATGTGCTACTCTTACTAAGGATGAGAGACTAGGTGTAGCTACAGCATTCCAAGACGATAAATCTATTGTGGACAGTTATATACATCATGGTATAGCTGATGGAGCAGAAGATAAGGGATTAGCTGGTTCTACTGATGTTGGAGATGTAAGTTATGTGATACCAGTAGCTCAATTTGCAATGGCAGCATGGCCTGTTGGTGTGGCAAGCCACACATGGCAGTCATGTGCATCAGCTGGTTCAAGTATAGGATTTTCAGCTATGATAAATTCAGCTAAGGTATTGGCTTGTAGTGCTTATGATGTATTTATGAATACTAAGATTATTGATGAGGCAAATATAGAGTTTGAAAAATCATTAGATGGACAAAAATTTAAACCATTGGTATAA
- a CDS encoding protein-ADP-ribose hydrolase: MKWRDYADDVNLFEDFDRSIKPLTDEQRKKNINTLIAYFSKEVPSKIYNLSNDEIKPRDILRGLLNVYPPKEIAPEILSMLHNLLLIECEERELVDVNDIEEVEEGIAIWRGNITNLKADAIVNAANNKLLGCLQPLHLCVDNEIHSCAGPRLREDCDKIIKKQGHLEYTGDAKITRGYCLPAKFVVHTVGPIVSGGQPSKEQEKQLLHCYKSSLNTIREIDEIKNIVFCGISTGVFGYPKKEAANLAVNRVRLWLKENPEKNLKVVFNVFTEEEEEKYRRIFR; the protein is encoded by the coding sequence ATGAAGTGGAGAGATTATGCTGATGATGTAAACTTATTTGAGGATTTTGATAGAAGTATCAAACCTCTAACTGACGAACAAAGAAAGAAAAATATAAACACTTTAATTGCATATTTTTCAAAAGAAGTTCCTTCTAAAATATACAATTTATCAAATGATGAAATCAAGCCTAGAGATATACTTAGAGGACTTCTTAATGTATATCCACCAAAAGAAATTGCTCCAGAGATACTTAGTATGTTACATAACTTATTGTTAATTGAATGTGAAGAAAGAGAGTTAGTAGATGTAAATGATATAGAAGAAGTTGAGGAAGGCATTGCTATATGGAGAGGCAATATAACTAATTTAAAAGCAGATGCAATAGTAAATGCTGCAAACAATAAGCTATTAGGATGTTTACAACCATTACATTTATGTGTAGATAATGAGATACATTCATGCGCAGGTCCTAGACTTAGAGAAGATTGTGATAAAATAATAAAAAAACAAGGACATTTAGAATATACAGGAGATGCTAAAATAACTAGAGGTTATTGTCTACCTGCAAAATTTGTAGTACACACTGTTGGACCTATTGTATCTGGTGGTCAGCCAAGCAAAGAACAGGAAAAACAATTACTACATTGCTACAAATCATCTCTAAATACTATAAGAGAAATTGATGAAATAAAGAATATCGTTTTTTGTGGTATTTCTACAGGGGTATTTGGATATCCAAAAAAAGAAGCAGCTAATCTTGCTGTAAATAGAGTGAGATTATGGCTAAAAGAAAATCCTGAGAAAAATTTAAAAGTTGTATTTAATGTATTCACAGAAGAGGAAGAAGAAAAATATAGAAGAATATTTAGATAG
- a CDS encoding NifU family protein, with protein sequence MREQVEKVLEQKIKPVLQRDGGDVELIDVNENGVVLVRLQGACSGCPGATMTIKAVIENVLVSEVPGVTQVLGV encoded by the coding sequence ATGAGAGAACAAGTTGAAAAAGTACTTGAACAAAAGATAAAACCTGTATTACAAAGAGATGGTGGAGATGTAGAGCTTATAGATGTAAATGAGAATGGTGTAGTTTTAGTTAGATTACAAGGTGCTTGTAGTGGATGTCCAGGAGCAACTATGACAATAAAAGCTGTTATTGAAAATGTTTTGGTAAGCGAAGTTCCAGGAGTAACTCAAGTGTTAGGTGTTTAA